From Rutidosis leptorrhynchoides isolate AG116_Rl617_1_P2 chromosome 3, CSIRO_AGI_Rlap_v1, whole genome shotgun sequence, a single genomic window includes:
- the LOC139895730 gene encoding reticulon-like protein B16 yields MVILRIQHPVTVIHQLMGGGKAADVLLWKRQHISFGIIIVATFAWLIFERSGLSLLTICSNTLLFLIVLQFLHVNYASLRDKQIHTLSELILSEEMVNYAAASFRIKVNYILLVGHHLTLGKDFRFFFMVVGFLWLLSVLGNKISFFTLAYIGMIILVTLPAFYNRYEEQVDRCAGTIHRSFRDITI; encoded by the exons ATGGTAATATTACGTATTCAACATCCGGTTACCGTTATTCATCAGTTGATGGGCGGCGGAAAAG CGGCTGATGTTTTGTTGTGGAAGAGGCAACACATTTCGTTCGGAATTATTATTGTTGCAACTTTTGCGTGGCTAATATTCGAGCGATCAGGATTATCGTTGTTAACAATTTGTTCTAACACTCTTCTGTTCTTGATCGTATTGCAATTTCTACATGTCAATTATGCTTCCTTAAGGGATAA ACAGATACATACATTGTCGGAGCTGATATTGTCAGAGGAAATGGTCAATTATGCTGCTGCATCTTTTCGTATCAAGGTGAACTATATCTTACTTGTGGGGCATCATCTCACACTTGGAAAGGACTTCAGGTTCTTTTTCATG GTAGTGGGATTTCTGTGGCTGTTATCTGTCCTCGGCAATAAAATCTCTTTCTTCACACTCGCTTATATAG GAATGATTATCTTGGTGACCCTACCTGCGTTCTACAATAGATATGAAGAACAAGTTGATCGATGTGCTGGTACAATCCATAGAAGCTTTCGAGACATTACAATTTAG
- the LOC139899671 gene encoding uncharacterized protein: MLKINRWITDVPLKTKFSRLFRLEADHGVRVCERLGSSDAQGDNCWNWIRSPTGRSHDEYVALCILLSSVSIDSSKKDKWSWGLDSSKGNFETKTLSLALDLKLLSRGANRLETLRNNLIPKKVEVFIWRARKKRLPVLMELDKRGIDLHSVRCPVCDDDIETVDHSLIFCKCSFDIWTKVFDWWGINGVNNLSIGEIFEEFSSGLSNLGKKIWQAIRWTCGYLIWKNRNQRVFKSKCWTPAVAFCDIQITSFDWVAKRCKSKSID; encoded by the coding sequence ATGCTCAAAATTAATCGTTGGATCACGGACGTGCCACTAAAGACAAAGTTCAGCAGACTGTTTCGTTTGGAAGCTGATCACGGGGTCAGAGTCTGCGAAAGATTGGGATCGAGTGATGCACAAGGCGATAATTGCTGGAACTGGATTAGATCTCCAACCGGTAGATCTCATGATGAGTATGTAGCCTTATGCATTCTATTATCTTCGGTGAGCATCGATTCGAGCAAAAAGGATAAGTGGAGTTGGGGTCTGGATTCCTCTAAGGGTAATTTCGAAACTAAAACCTTATCTTTAGCGTTGGATTTGAAACTACTCTCACGTGGAGCAAATCGATTGGAAACGTTGCGGAATAATCTAATACCCAAAAAAGTCGAAGTTTTCATATGGCGGGCAAGGAAAAAACGATTACCCGTTTTGATGGAGCTTGACAAGCGGGGCATCGACTTACATTCGGTTAGATGTCCCGTTTGTGATGATGACATCGAAACGGTCGATCACTCTCTCATCTTTTGCAAGTGCTCGTTTGATATTTGGACAAAAGTATTCGATTGGTGGGGTATTAATGGCGTGAATAATCTAAGCATTGGCGAAATATTCGAAGAATTCTCAAGTGGGTTATCTAATTTGGGTAAAAAAATTTGGCAAGCGATTAGGTGGACGTGCGGTTACCTTATTTGGAAGAATCGGAACCAAAGAGTTTTTAAAAGCAAGTGTTGGACTCCAGCGGTTGCATTTTGTGATATCCAAATTACTAGCTTTGATTGGGTCGCGAAGAGATGCAAGTCGAAGAGTATAGATTGA
- the LOC139895731 gene encoding superoxide dismutase [Mn], mitochondrial-like: MALRTLANAKTLGRFQQQIRGLQTFTLPDLAYDYGALEPAINGEIMQIHHQKHHQAYITNYNKALEQLDDAIAKGDASTAVKLQSAIKFNGGGHVNHSIFWKNLAPASAGGGEPPHGSLGWAIDQHFGSMEKLIAKMNAEGAAVQGSGWVWLAVDKELKRLVVETTANQDPLVTKGASLVPLLGIDVWEHAYYLQYKNVRPDYLKNIWKVINWKYANEVYEKECP, encoded by the exons ATGGCTCTTCGAACCCTAGCAAATGCAAAAACCCTAGGTCGATTTCAACAACAAATTCGTGGATTACAAACATTTACACTTCCAGATCTCGCTTACGATTATGGCGCACTTGAACCAGCAATTAACGGAGAGATTATGCAGATTCATCATCAGAAACATCATCAAGCTTACATCACTAATTACAATAAAGCTCTTGAACAACTTGATGATGCAATCGCTAAGGGTGATGCATCTACTGCTGTTAAATTACAGAGCGCCATTAAGTTCAACGGCGGAG GTCATGTGAATCACTCAATTTTCTGGAAAAATCTCGCTCCAGCTAGT GCAGGCGGTGGTGAGCCACCACATGGTTCTTTAGGCTGGGCTATTGACCAGCACTTTGGCTCTATGGAAAAGTTGATTGCCAAAATGAATGCTGAAGGTGCTGCTGTACAGGGCTCTGGATGGGTG TGGCTTGCAGTCGATAAGGAGTTGAAACGGCTTGTTGTTGAAACAACTGCAAACCAG GATCCACTGGTCACAAAAGGTGCAAGTTTAGTTCCTCTACTTGGCATTGATGTCTGGGAGCATGCATACTACTTGCAG TACAAAAACGTTAGACCGGATTATTTGAAGAATATCTGGAAAGTCATCAACTGGAAGTATGCTAATGAAGTCTACGAGAAAGAATGCCCTTAA